In the genome of Nonlabens sp. MB-3u-79, one region contains:
- a CDS encoding heavy metal translocating P-type ATPase yields MKHTYHIHGMTCNGCRSHVEKTLSEVDGVSNASVNLEKEVAIIEMESHIPIETFQEALKNDGGSYSIHKLGYQPDVVDQPDEVSASTGTKGTGTFYCPMHCEDDKTYNKPGDCPVCGMDLVEEQNLSVTTSEQWTCPMHPEVVKDESGACPICGMDLVPMQADSSAEEKTYQKLLKKFWIALGLTLPIFLIAMSEMIPDNPLYEVMEQKGWNWIQFGLSIPVVFYATWMFFERAYRSIKTWNLNMFTLIGIGASVAWLFSVFGMLFPDFFPEQFKTASGAVHVYFEAATVILTLVLMGQVLEARAHSKTNSAVKELLKLAPNKAVRVVDGNEEEVSIDQIQKGDMLRVKPGDKIPVDGVITEGKTTVDESMISGEPIPVDKAKDDKVTSGTINGNQSFLMKAEKVGSDTLLSQIVKMVNDASRSRAPIQKLADTVSGYFVPVVVVISLITFVIWAIWGPEPAYVYALVNAIAVLIIACPCALGLATPMSVMVGVGKGAQNGVLIKNAEALEKMDEVDTLIIDKTGTITEGKPTVEKIGVFGDRPDSYRDEITQLIASLNSSSEHPLAEATVKYAKEKKVELSKTENFSAVTGKGVEGSVDGKKLALGNAKMMEYAKASITSEMETEVQSFQKQGKTVSYLAIDGELSGYVVIGDKIKATSAKAIKELQEKGIAVIMLTGDNHDTAQAVASELHLADFKAGMLPEDKLREVTKLQEQGKVVAMAGDGINDAPALAKSDVGIAMGTGTDVAIESAMITLVKGDLHGILKAKNLSHAVMKNIKQNLFFALIYNTLGVPVAAGVLFPFFGILLSPMIAALAMSFSSVSVIANALRLKSTSIN; encoded by the coding sequence ATGAAACACACCTATCACATACACGGAATGACCTGTAATGGTTGCCGTAGTCACGTTGAAAAAACACTTTCTGAAGTGGATGGTGTGAGCAACGCATCTGTCAACTTGGAAAAAGAGGTGGCTATAATTGAAATGGAATCGCATATTCCTATAGAGACCTTTCAAGAAGCCTTGAAAAACGATGGCGGTAGCTATTCCATTCATAAATTGGGGTATCAACCAGATGTAGTTGATCAACCGGATGAGGTTTCGGCCTCCACGGGAACTAAAGGAACTGGAACTTTCTATTGTCCCATGCACTGCGAGGATGACAAAACCTATAACAAGCCAGGCGACTGTCCGGTCTGTGGGATGGATCTCGTAGAAGAACAAAATTTATCAGTCACTACGAGTGAACAGTGGACTTGTCCTATGCACCCAGAAGTGGTGAAAGACGAATCTGGAGCTTGTCCTATTTGTGGTATGGACTTAGTCCCAATGCAAGCAGATAGTTCTGCAGAAGAGAAGACCTATCAAAAGTTATTGAAGAAATTCTGGATCGCACTTGGGTTGACCTTGCCCATTTTTTTGATCGCGATGAGCGAGATGATTCCTGACAATCCGCTCTATGAGGTGATGGAACAAAAAGGGTGGAACTGGATCCAATTTGGCCTCTCCATCCCTGTTGTGTTTTATGCAACTTGGATGTTCTTTGAGCGTGCCTATAGAAGTATAAAAACCTGGAATCTTAATATGTTTACCCTTATTGGTATAGGTGCTAGTGTGGCGTGGTTATTCAGTGTTTTTGGAATGTTGTTTCCAGACTTTTTCCCAGAGCAGTTTAAAACAGCATCAGGAGCAGTGCACGTTTATTTTGAAGCCGCTACCGTGATTCTGACCTTAGTATTGATGGGTCAGGTATTGGAAGCGCGTGCGCATAGCAAAACCAACTCTGCAGTCAAGGAATTATTAAAGCTCGCGCCTAATAAAGCAGTGCGTGTTGTGGATGGAAATGAAGAAGAGGTATCCATTGACCAAATTCAAAAAGGGGATATGCTAAGGGTGAAGCCAGGCGATAAAATCCCTGTGGATGGTGTAATTACAGAAGGAAAAACTACGGTGGATGAATCCATGATCTCTGGAGAGCCTATTCCTGTGGACAAAGCTAAGGACGACAAAGTCACTAGCGGTACCATTAACGGCAATCAATCCTTTTTGATGAAAGCCGAAAAAGTAGGAAGTGATACCTTACTTTCTCAAATCGTAAAAATGGTAAACGATGCCAGTCGCAGTCGTGCACCTATTCAAAAGTTAGCCGATACTGTTTCTGGATACTTTGTTCCTGTAGTGGTGGTAATTTCTCTGATCACTTTTGTTATTTGGGCGATTTGGGGTCCAGAGCCAGCCTATGTATATGCCTTAGTCAACGCTATTGCAGTGCTGATTATCGCCTGTCCTTGTGCGCTAGGATTAGCAACCCCCATGTCCGTTATGGTAGGAGTAGGTAAAGGGGCACAAAATGGAGTGTTGATTAAAAATGCAGAAGCCCTTGAGAAAATGGATGAGGTAGATACCTTGATCATTGATAAAACAGGAACCATTACGGAAGGGAAACCAACGGTGGAGAAAATAGGGGTTTTTGGAGATCGTCCCGATAGCTATAGGGACGAAATAACCCAACTTATAGCATCCCTCAACAGTTCCAGCGAGCATCCACTTGCTGAAGCTACGGTGAAATATGCCAAGGAAAAGAAAGTCGAACTCTCAAAAACCGAAAACTTTAGTGCCGTTACGGGTAAAGGAGTCGAAGGAAGCGTTGATGGTAAAAAACTGGCGTTAGGAAATGCCAAAATGATGGAATACGCAAAAGCTTCCATAACGTCAGAAATGGAAACTGAGGTACAGTCCTTTCAGAAACAAGGGAAGACCGTTTCTTACTTGGCTATAGATGGTGAGCTGTCTGGATATGTGGTCATAGGTGATAAAATCAAAGCAACTAGCGCTAAGGCTATCAAAGAGCTGCAAGAAAAAGGTATTGCCGTGATCATGCTCACTGGTGACAACCACGATACGGCTCAAGCGGTCGCCAGCGAACTCCACCTAGCCGATTTTAAAGCAGGTATGTTACCAGAAGACAAGCTCCGAGAAGTTACCAAATTACAAGAACAAGGTAAAGTGGTTGCCATGGCAGGTGACGGTATCAACGATGCACCGGCACTTGCTAAAAGTGACGTAGGTATTGCGATGGGGACCGGGACTGATGTTGCCATCGAAAGCGCTATGATTACCTTAGTAAAAGGCGATTTACACGGGATCCTAAAAGCAAAAAACTTAAGCCATGCAGTGATGAAGAACATCAAGCAAAACTTGTTTTTTGCACTGATTTATAACACATTGGGAGTGCCTGTAGCCGCCGGAGTATTATTTCCTTTTTTCGGAATATTATTATCGCCTATGATTGCAGCGCTAGCGATGAGTTTTAGCTCTGTTTCAGTTATTGCAAATGCCTTAAGACTCAAATCAACATCAATTAATTAA
- a CDS encoding DUF2911 domain-containing protein gives MKYTIIFLSLVLMSACKETSKEVDVAQDNQVPQQETTQAEPVKKKPLSPHTSAMAMIGDAHIHFDYSSPGVRNRIVFGGLLPYDVVWQAGAHQATWMETNKDLSIAGKDLKAGKYGFFVIPNEKEWTLIFNSNWDQHGKDEYDEKDDVLRFKITPKTAEAIQEHLEYKVTKTSDSSGIIALSWEKIHIEFPFEVK, from the coding sequence ATGAAATACACAATTATTTTTCTAAGCCTTGTACTAATGAGTGCTTGTAAAGAAACCTCAAAGGAGGTGGACGTTGCACAAGATAACCAAGTACCGCAGCAAGAAACTACTCAAGCTGAGCCTGTCAAGAAAAAACCATTGAGTCCGCATACCAGCGCGATGGCTATGATAGGTGATGCACACATCCATTTCGACTATTCATCACCTGGAGTTCGCAATCGTATTGTTTTTGGAGGCTTACTTCCTTATGATGTGGTATGGCAGGCAGGCGCGCACCAAGCAACCTGGATGGAGACCAATAAAGACCTAAGTATTGCCGGTAAGGATTTGAAAGCAGGTAAATATGGTTTTTTTGTAATTCCGAATGAGAAAGAATGGACCCTTATTTTCAATAGCAACTGGGACCAACACGGCAAGGATGAATACGATGAAAAAGATGATGTATTGCGATTTAAGATCACTCCTAAAACTGCCGAAGCTATTCAAGAACATTTAGAATACAAAGTGACCAAGACCAGCGACAGCTCAGGTATAATAGCTTTGAGTTGGGAAAAGATCCATATCGAATTTCCTTTTGAAGTAAAGTAA
- a CDS encoding PepSY domain-containing protein, translating to MVKRKTALKIRKAHRYLGIFLGIQFLMWTISGLYFSWTDIDEIHGDQFKKEVPNQTAFLDLLGSSELKIQEPIRSLELLDIANSPYYWINETVLYNARTGAKKIELTADEAIKVAERYMLSDLELDHIQRIETVDDHHEYRGRPLPAYEITYKSDENLKAYVAIENGAFQTVRHRDWRWFDFLWMTHTMDYQGRDDFNTIVLRVFSLLGLITVFSGFLLWFTSSPTIRKIKK from the coding sequence ATGGTAAAAAGAAAAACAGCACTTAAAATTAGAAAAGCACATCGGTATTTAGGTATCTTTTTAGGGATTCAGTTTTTAATGTGGACCATTAGTGGCCTGTATTTCAGCTGGACAGATATTGATGAGATACATGGCGACCAATTCAAAAAGGAAGTGCCAAATCAAACTGCATTTTTAGATTTGTTGGGAAGCTCTGAGTTGAAGATCCAAGAGCCTATTCGGTCCTTGGAATTGCTAGATATCGCAAATTCACCTTATTACTGGATTAATGAAACAGTACTTTACAATGCCCGTACAGGAGCAAAGAAAATAGAACTAACCGCAGATGAGGCCATCAAAGTAGCAGAGCGCTACATGCTCTCAGACTTAGAGTTGGATCACATACAACGTATTGAAACTGTAGATGATCACCACGAGTACCGTGGCAGACCTTTGCCGGCTTATGAGATCACCTACAAGAGCGATGAAAACCTTAAAGCTTACGTAGCTATAGAGAATGGAGCTTTTCAAACTGTTCGTCATCGGGATTGGCGGTGGTTTGATTTTTTATGGATGACGCATACCATGGACTATCAAGGACGTGATGATTTTAATACCATCGTCCTTAGGGTATTTTCTCTATTGGGATTAATTACCGTGTTCAGTGGCTTTTTACTCTGGTTTACCAGTTCGCCGACGATTAGAAAAATTAAAAAATAG
- a CDS encoding efflux RND transporter periplasmic adaptor subunit, with protein sequence MKKNILYIGIAVVAGLLAGWLLFGNNSTETSSSTEVSDTHDHSSETAQQMWTCSMHPQIMQSEPGDCPICGMELIPAQSSAEGLAANEIKMTKNAMALANIQTTKVGSSVASDDEGMMSLSGKIAANDENNTVQSSYFDGRLEQLNISYEGQQVSRGQLLATIYAPQLVAAQQELITAASLKKSQPELYQAVRNKLKNWKLSESQINAVESSGNVRENFPVYATVSGTVAQVMAAEGDYLKQGQPILKLNNLNSVWAEFDAYESQIARLKVGQQIKVTTNAYADKEFDATVSFIDPMLNNATRTITLRATLKNTEGIFKPGMFVTGKLKGEINRNDASLTVPASAVMWTGERSLVYIKTNPNEPVFEMREVSIGSRSGENYTITAGLQNGDEIVTNGTFTVDAAAQLQGKNSMMNQGKQEVSEVPLSEMKMKFSESFQKDFKKVLQSYLQMKDAFVNSDAEKVSAFAKATSKSLKAVAIGSLGQMEQSHIKKSIEMLNAIAKNENLENQRDHFVVLNENMVVIAMNVEGASPIYVQKCPMANNNKGAVWLSTEKDIKNPYYGDAMLTCGSVIEEIN encoded by the coding sequence ATGAAAAAGAATATTTTATATATAGGAATTGCAGTAGTCGCAGGCTTGTTGGCGGGGTGGCTCTTATTTGGAAATAATAGTACTGAGACAAGTTCAAGTACAGAGGTGTCTGATACTCACGATCATTCTAGTGAAACAGCACAACAAATGTGGACCTGCTCCATGCACCCACAAATCATGCAGTCAGAACCAGGAGATTGCCCTATTTGCGGTATGGAGCTTATTCCAGCCCAATCCAGTGCAGAAGGTCTTGCAGCAAATGAAATCAAAATGACCAAAAACGCCATGGCACTCGCTAATATTCAAACCACAAAGGTAGGTAGCAGTGTGGCTTCTGATGATGAGGGAATGATGTCACTGTCTGGGAAGATTGCTGCTAACGATGAAAACAACACTGTTCAGTCCAGTTATTTTGATGGTCGTTTGGAACAACTGAATATAAGTTACGAAGGCCAGCAAGTAAGTCGGGGACAATTATTAGCCACGATATATGCACCTCAACTGGTAGCAGCTCAACAAGAATTAATTACAGCAGCTTCTTTAAAAAAATCTCAACCAGAATTGTATCAAGCGGTAAGAAATAAATTAAAGAATTGGAAACTTTCAGAAAGTCAAATTAACGCTGTAGAGTCCTCAGGGAATGTAAGAGAAAATTTCCCGGTTTACGCAACGGTTTCAGGAACAGTGGCGCAAGTCATGGCTGCAGAAGGCGATTATTTAAAACAAGGACAACCTATTTTAAAACTAAATAACTTGAATTCGGTTTGGGCAGAATTTGATGCTTATGAAAGTCAAATAGCTAGACTTAAAGTAGGACAACAAATAAAAGTAACCACCAATGCATATGCTGATAAGGAATTTGATGCCACCGTATCTTTTATAGATCCTATGCTTAACAATGCTACTCGTACGATTACCCTAAGAGCAACACTTAAAAATACAGAAGGTATTTTTAAGCCGGGAATGTTTGTTACTGGCAAATTAAAAGGAGAAATAAATAGGAATGATGCATCACTTACTGTTCCTGCAAGTGCTGTGATGTGGACGGGAGAACGTTCCTTGGTTTACATTAAAACAAATCCCAACGAACCTGTTTTTGAAATGCGTGAAGTGAGCATTGGTAGTCGTAGTGGTGAAAATTATACAATTACTGCCGGCCTTCAAAATGGCGATGAGATTGTTACCAACGGTACGTTTACGGTGGATGCAGCTGCTCAATTACAAGGTAAAAACTCCATGATGAACCAAGGGAAGCAAGAGGTCTCTGAAGTGCCCTTGTCTGAAATGAAAATGAAATTCTCAGAGAGTTTTCAAAAGGACTTTAAAAAGGTTCTACAATCTTATTTGCAAATGAAAGATGCTTTTGTGAACAGTGATGCTGAAAAGGTTTCCGCTTTCGCGAAAGCGACATCAAAATCTTTAAAGGCTGTAGCTATAGGAAGTCTGGGACAAATGGAGCAATCTCATATTAAGAAAAGTATTGAAATGCTCAATGCTATTGCTAAAAATGAAAACCTAGAAAACCAGCGAGATCATTTTGTTGTGCTTAATGAGAACATGGTAGTTATCGCAATGAATGTAGAAGGAGCAAGTCCCATATACGTTCAGAAATGTCCTATGGCTAACAACAACAAAGGTGCTGTCTGGTTGAGTACCGAAAAAGACATAAAAAATCCGTATTACGGAGATGCGATGTTGACCTGTGGGAGTGTGATTGAAGAGATCAATTAA
- a CDS encoding DUF2892 domain-containing protein — translation MLNKYFRIIAGTMVLLSVVLTVYVNPNWMWFTVFIGVNLIQSAFTKWCLLETILMKLGIKKEAASCAVPSSKG, via the coding sequence ATGTTAAACAAATATTTTAGAATAATCGCAGGTACCATGGTATTATTGAGTGTTGTACTAACGGTTTATGTCAACCCGAATTGGATGTGGTTTACGGTTTTTATAGGAGTAAACTTGATACAATCTGCTTTTACAAAGTGGTGCTTATTAGAAACCATCTTGATGAAGTTAGGTATAAAAAAAGAAGCGGCTAGCTGTGCTGTTCCGTCTTCTAAAGGATAG